The genomic segment GTTTGTGGGCGATTCATTAAGTTTGAATATGTGGGAATCGTTAGCTTGTATGATTCATTCATGGGTTCCAAGGGCCAGAACTGCCGTCATTAGGAAAGAAGGACTTGATGAAATTGTATTTCTGGTAAGtcaattttaattaattctaaCCATGCTTGTaaacttttgttttgttttttttttttttttgggtctcATAGTAATTCACACATTGTTCAGTTTAACTTAAACGTGctaaaaaatatgtaaaattaagTAACAATATGTTAAGTTAAAACCTCATTCTAATCTTGTTCTTCTGGTTCaactatattttcttttaatatttggcGAAAATGTTGGAGTAGCTTTATTTAAGACATGCTTGTCTTGTCCTTATCTCTATGTAGGCCTTAGGCGAAGGTAAAGTTCTGAATGCCAGTGAAATTTTAGCTAGAAAAATATGCATTTAGCTactctccatttctcttctcttcatTTTCCCTAAGTTTTAATTTGGATTAGAGACACATGACATAAGTTAAAATTAATGGTAAAGATTTAATTTACTAAAATAAGACCCTAATCTTGATTTagataattaataacttatccataaatatattaaaagttttttctctctcttcctactTGTTTCCCGGCGATATTAGTGTTGGAACTTTTTAATATTTAGTattcttgaatttaatataatatcataaaaacaaaaaataaaaactattatAGTAATACCTATATAAACTAATAGTTGTTGAATTTTTGTCTGCAATATTTCATAAGTAAATACTTTCTCAATTTCGTTTAGTATTTTAAAAGTAAtagtttttctcattttttcattAGACTTAGACCTTAAtccaaaaaaattccaagcaccaaagagaggaagagaaccccccccccccccccccccccaaaaaaaaaaaaaaaaaaaagagagaaacttTTAACATATTTATGGACAAGTTATTAATTATCTAAACCATGGTTGGGGCCTTATTTTAGTAaattaaatcttagccattaatttTAACATATGCCATGTGTCCGTAATCCAAGctagaaaatggagagaagagaaatggagaggagcccaatcTGAAAAAGATGAGAGTAATTTTTGCAACATGCATGTATTCAAGTTATGCTTTGTTTCTTTTATCAATTTTAGTAATGCCTTGTGATATTTTTGGAAACATGAAGTTTTGAgtaatcaaaatttaatttgacATAGGGTGTGTTTGTTACGGAGGAAAACACCAAATGTATTTTTCAATATCTCATATTTGATTGATCAAACTGTTTTAGAAAATGCTTCTTTAGGAAAAAAGTTTTTCAAGAACCACGAAAATGACTTCCCTTGAGgaaatagggaaaacaagtccTTAAATGTCATCGAGGTCACCGCCACTACTTAACCCCATCTTCACcctaataatatatttttagatatatatacatgcttttgaaatattattttttgcttattttctaAACATCAGTATAAGTAAGaaattgtttttaatttttttttaatgaaaacatacgctatgaaaaatataaaacgCACCCATAGTCATTACTCATTCGGATAAAATTACGTCCTTTTTTTCAGAGAAAAAGTGTTACTTCTACCACATAGGATGCTTATTCATAATAATATGAGTAATTATGGACTTATGGTGCATGCTTTAGCCTTTAATTACAACATGGGAATATGTTCTTTCCGACTGTATTTTATTTCACAACTTAAATAACCAAGTGGTTGGATTTAGGAACACTTGTTTATGATAAATTGGTGTTTCAAGCATTGAAATTGAATTGCCAGTTGGAATAGAGCTTTTAGGAATTCTCGTGAACTTTTTTATTATGCAACTTTTAAGAGGTGACAATATATCATAATTGTGGAAAAATAAGGCCCAGCGTGTTTCAAGTTTCACTTTATTTGCTGTTTGGCATAATAAGGACAATGTGACGGCCGCTCCATATTTTATTGCTTTCTCATTTTTCACACAGAGGTGAgaagtttaatttaaaaaaaatgaataaatatatcTAGCAAATCACTGAAGCATTTATGagaattgaatttttttgtcgGAATTTAAATTCTACTGCCTGTTTTTTTGTTTGTCGCTTTTCTTTGAGTCTTTAAAATCGtcaaacattctcatttttcacACAGACGTGAGAggtttaattttaagaaaatgaataaatatatcTAGCAAATCACTGAAGCATTTATGAGAATTGAATATTTTTGTCGGAATTTAAATTCTACTGCCTGTTTTTTTGTTTGTCGCTTTTCTTTGAATAGTCAAACATTTCTAAAGCTGGATTTGACAAAGTAAGAAAAAAGAACACACGGCAATCATGACTAAATTTGAACACAATTTTCTCGTCGGATCTAAAAGCTATTGATTTGTCATCTATTTTGCCGGAGATCACGTCGAAATTGAGTTTGCATCTAGTGACACAAATAAATAGTGACTTTTGTATGATCTAAGCTTTATAAGTTCAATCTTTAAgttcttaggggtcgtttggtagctgatTAGGATTATGCATGTATTAATATTGTAGGTATTTGTAAAACAGATATTAGTTATTTGTAACACATATATTAATAATGCAGTTTAGTAATAATAATTATACAGGTATTAATAATGcaggtattagttatgcagggttTATTTATGCACAAATTATTTCTTTagatgttggtttggtttgcCAAGTTAAAAATTTTTGTTTAACTTCataatttttaaagttataaAATAGTTAATTGtataaaagtatttatataaTCAAGTCATTTCTAggtaattatatttaaatttcttGATAAATATTAATCTATAGTCCGATAAAAATGATAACTTACAAATTATGTCAAGTTAAATTTTGACTGATAATGTAAAAAATTTACGCGCTAAGTTTATATAATTTGGAGTGTATGGACTAAATTATGCAGAGGAGGTCCTACACCTTAGTAGTTGGACAGTCCTTGTTTGAAACAGCAAAGAAAAGTAAGCAGACCAAGACAATATGTAAGTTTGGTAGCCCATTAATTACGTACTTCATAGTCTTCTTCTCTAATGTCTAAAGTTTATGGCCAACAACACACTTGGACCACTTCTTTACTTTTGCTAACTATTTAATTGCATTGTTTTTTTGTGCGTGAAAAAACATCACACTTCCTCTTGCCAGGTTAACTTTTTTCCATGGTAAAAAAGATATTTGCATGTGCAGTGTAGTTTTTTGACAAATTAACGATTTTATTTTCTAGATCTTACTAATGTTATTTACTTTGGCCATGTGTAACGCAGGATTATGGAGTTAGATTGCTATTGTACCGCACGCCTTATTTGGTGGACATGGTGAGAGAAAATGTTGGAACTGTTCTAAAACTGGACTCTATTCGAAGTGGCAACGCTTGGAGAGGAATGGACGTCTTGATTTTCAACAGCTGGCATTGGTGGACCCACACCAAAAGTTCTCAGCCGTAAGATCATTTCTTTTTTGGTGATGCATTTAACGACTCTCAATTCAAATATTTTCGAGGTATAGTCGAGTTAAACCCGTCGAATGGTTCGAGGGAAGGTCAACTAATGATTGATAGGCTATTTTCTCCCTATCCCAATTACCAAATATATACACGAGCGTTCTTTTATATTGTCCCCTAGTACAACATATTTAAGAAAGCGATGTCCAGAAACAACATCCTCACAATTTAACCCCATTAAATTAAATTGACCCATTTACTAGTGCAACGCCTTTAAAGCATGGGCTGGTTCGATTCTCCTCTCTTAAATGAATGAAGGAATAGAATCAGTTCTGCGATCTTATACCATCATTGGATCCGGCCCGAGACCAGTTGATGACCAATAAATGCAAAAATCCTTAAAACGAATGATGGACCACCAGTTCATAACAGCTATAGTAATTTTTGTCCTAGCAAATTTCTTTCTCAGttgaaaatatttgaaatcttgGGTAACTAATTGTGGAGGCGGGTGTTTTAATTTCCATATGAAAATCATAAGGAGAATTGTAAATTCGAGAAGTTAGAGAGTGCCAAGTAGACTAACGAACGATTTACTTGTCAAGTAAAAGAAGCAAACAAGTGCTTGATAGCTTACAAACTTACAATTTGGTTGGAGATGTAACTAATTTGCTTCGAGGATGATATTTGACCACACCGCTCTCCCCTGAGATCCTCAACTTTAAGTCATACATTTTTAAGCTTTTAAATCGTAACGATTGtgaaataacatgatatgtGTGGTTTACTTTTTCACCAAAATTCCTTACTATTATACATATTACGATACCTCATAACTTTTCCATCATTGGAGTTTACGAGATTGAATTTTAATAACTAGcttctttatcatttattaCATCATAATCTTATATATTTGCAGGTGGGATTACATGCAAGAAGGGAACAAAATATTCAAAGATATGAACCGTTTGGTAGCTTATTACAAAGGGATGTACACATGGGCAAAATGGGTTGACCGAAATATTGACCCAACTAAAACCAAAGTGGTCTTCCAGGGAATTTCCCCAACTCATTACGAGTAAGCAACTCTTTATATAATAATTCCAATTCACTAATTAGTAGGAGTATAAATTTTCCTTGAGGGAATTTTCTTCAGTCGCTTCCCAAATACAAATAATTACATTTAAGGGTGTCAAATCAGCGAATTAAGATGAATTTGAACGATTAAACTGAGATAAGTTAGTAAATGGGTGGATCATTAACCACCTAAATGTTAGTTGGGCTAAAATGAATTGGACCAAGATTGACTACACAATAGGGTATAGACAACCCCATCCAACTCTTACCAGGTTTTAATTtccatgtttatttttttataatttgtttaattacctaataatttttttttatgattttattgtgGCTCTGTGTaaatatatcaaacaaaattaaaaaaatatttttaaaaatattttgacagaGTTTTTCATGGGTCAATTTGTCCTACATATTTAGCCCAGAGCAGCTTAACTTTTGGATGACTTGAGTTTGACAGGTCAAATGTCCGCCCAAACTTAAACGGATCGGGCGAATCatgtttttattaattaattttaccaGTTCTTATTacataactttccttttttaacATCTTATCATTGTAAAAATATCAGGGGAAAAGATTGGAATGAACCAACAAAATCATGCAAAGCAGAAACACAACCATTCTTTGGCATAAGGTATCCAGCAGGGACAACTGCAGGAGCCATTGTGGTTAACAAAGTACTAAGCAGAATAAGAAAGCCAGTTCATTTATTGGACCTTACAACACTTTCTCAATATAGAAAAGATGCACATCCAACCTATTACAGTGATCACAATACTTTAGATTGCAGCCATTGGTGTCTCCCTGGATTGCCTGATACTTGGAATCTTCTTCTTTACAAATCACTCATCGGctgaaacacaacaaaaacagaaaaaaaaaatggtctcTTCTTGATTTGTGATTTTTGTGTCTAGGAATTTGTTTGACTTTGCTCAATTGGTAGTCACAAAATAAGAAGGGTGAGTGAGTGATGAGGGTAATATAGAGCATGATTTTTAGGCATGAGAGGATGCCTTAATTAGTTGAATTGATGAGGCATATTGCCTCTTGAATTTGTACTTTAATTGTGTAGATTCAACAGATGTTGTAAGATTATTTTTATGctaatttaaattgaaaattatcaatttgttttatttatggCTTAGTAGTTTTTGGACATTTATGTTTACACAATTTTTTATGGCTTTCTTCTATTCTATTACACACATGAATCATTAAGTGGTCAAGAGATTGCAATTCAAATCACAACtttcaaatttggaatttcttgcCGATGCTATCCAGTTAAGTCCTGTATCTATAAAGTGGTGAGCTTTGTAATAGAAGACTTTCCCATAGTTAATGTTGATGTTTCCACTTTTTTTACTTATAAATATGTGGATGATGAAACGTGCGGCTTAATTATATTTGTAAGAGTCTCGACACGAAGGTTGAAGGTGCATGACCACCAAAGACGGTAAGAAATTTTGTATCAACAATCATCtctaattaaatataattatgaatatgttatgaaatattagaataatatgGTGGATGTCCAACTCCTAAAGAATTAACTCCCACTACTCTCTCCATGATGTATAGTTAATCCTCCATTACTTCCTCACCATTATGTGGTCATTACTCCCACACCTCCATGATCTCCCCCATAACTATCCCATGATGTCAATTGGTTAATGTCATTTTGAAGACAACTTTTGTAACTCTACCTCTATGTAATATTATAAATAgaggtatgtgatgtgatatgaagAGACACTTGATACttggaagaaataagaaattctcTCCTCTCTTTGTCACTTTGTTGTTCTtgctttcatcttttgatatattGTACTAACTCTTTTAGATTGATTTtacaacacgttatcagcacgagtctCTAACCAATTGAGATTATCCAATTCAGGTTTAATCTTTGAAGTAGCTCTGACACGGGAAAGTTCTGATGTGAGgtaatgtcacgccccgaaccatggcctgggcgaaacacggcactcggtgccttactgcatgtgaccgagcgaaccacatggcttgctgaatcatcataaggcataacatgagcggaatataacgtgaatgcatgatgagcctttataaaacgtagtaagtcataatacttaataaaaatacttgttaaaacatgagtgcggaaataacatgaatgagccaaaatagCCATACGACTCCAaatgtctgacataacataactgacttgtctagtctatgaaacctctatcatgagtcattttggaaaacatacttactgggacaaggcccccagtataccttagatgcataactaatcataaaataaagagttgactaaaccccgaatgagataggggtcaccaataagctgatacgaatgTTGTCCTGCGAGCGATGTGTCGTCACGTATATCGATactcgcatcgtgaaatgcgagGCCCCCGgcaaataaaaggggacgtcagcacattgaatgtactggtatgtaaagcaactgaatgaaataacgtgggacatgaaataacatgataagaactgaaactgaaaacctggacatgaacatgagcatgagtacatatatacataacataagtaaaacatgataagtagggagagcatttcataaaccgaccatgtgatatcaccacgtgggtacgtggagtctggtacctcgccggacccGAGAGCCCCATA from the Lycium ferocissimum isolate CSIRO_LF1 chromosome 11, AGI_CSIRO_Lferr_CH_V1, whole genome shotgun sequence genome contains:
- the LOC132036158 gene encoding protein trichome birefringence-like 39 — encoded protein: MGFLFLSLLFLFSVETKAKAEHYYPNNTSSNSIDGRELLGIRSSCNVYRGKWVYDSSYPLYDSSKCPFIDNEFNCQKYKRPDNLYLKYRWQPFSCNLPRFNGLVFLEKYRGKKIMFVGDSLSLNMWESLACMIHSWVPRARTAVIRKEGLDEIVFLDYGVRLLLYRTPYLVDMVRENVGTVLKLDSIRSGNAWRGMDVLIFNSWHWWTHTKSSQPWDYMQEGNKIFKDMNRLVAYYKGMYTWAKWVDRNIDPTKTKVVFQGISPTHYEGKDWNEPTKSCKAETQPFFGIRYPAGTTAGAIVVNKVLSRIRKPVHLLDLTTLSQYRKDAHPTYYSDHNTLDCSHWCLPGLPDTWNLLLYKSLIG